The sequence TCTGCTCTATGTCTTTGGGCAACGGATTTCCAGTGCACATGTATACAGCTTCTTCTGTTATCTGCTGAGAAGCCATATGTGTAGACTGTATACAtaatattaggaaaaaaaaaccaaagagaTCAACAACATCATCAAGGATCCATTCACAAAGAGAAATTAATTGAAACtagacaaaaaaagaagaagaagaagaataaggaaaaaataaacttgaatTCTAATGTAAAGGAACAATTTTTTAACAACTAAAGAtatcaaaagttttgttaaaaaaaggaGTGCTGGGAGTGCACCCAAGTACACGTGTATACAAAGGAAAACATCTACCTAAGACGAGAAAGGAGAacaagaatttagaaaatccaTAACGGACGAGGACTTGAGGAGTGGATTTTTTGTGGGCTGTTTATCCACTCATACAAAGATTTGAACATGGAAAAATCTAACTCTGGAAATCTTCATAATTGTTAAGCCAATGGAAAAGGACACGAATATGAGGACTACTAtgattgataatttgataatcATGATTACCCATCTGAACCCACAATAATACAGCTATATTTCAGCTCTGCACGTTTAGTTTGGCCATGTTAATGACCCTATAAGAAGGATAATTTGCACATCAAGTACAATACAAGCAATAAATTGGATATATACTACTCTCATAAGTACCTTCAACCCACAATAACCGGGTAGAGGGGAGGGGGAGCAATAATAAtagaagaagcagaagaagacgAAAAACTAGAGGGGAAAAATTATATAACCTGTAAAATATTCAAAGCCTTTCTCATATCACCATTGCTAAGTCGTACAAGTGCCGCTAACCCAGTTTCAGGTAAATCAAGCCTATTCCAGTCACAAAGTGGTTGAACACAGCCATAAGACAAGTGATATAGCATCATTTATTTACAAGATTGTCAATATTAACTAAAGCGCCGAAAGCATTCATCCATTTATGATTCCCAATCCCTTTATAAATAAAGTTTCTCAAACATATTTGAGTTgaattccaaaaaagaaaacccaattTGCCTCTTCGAAAGAAGCTTTTATCTTTGATGAACTGAGTCTGAATAGCCAGCAGTTATAGACTAACGAGCTTGTGTATGTATGAAATATCCCCCCTTCTAGAAGGAGAATGAAATCAATGGTCTAAAAAGTCTGACATATAAGTAAGAATTTCAATAGAGAGaaatttcaacatctaaattgATGGCAAACTCCCTCACACAGCCCATCAAAACTTTTTAGAACATGTATTCATACCTTCTTGGAGAAACTAGTAATTGAACTGACccacaaatttttttcttcttgcagAAAAATTGATATGAGTGATTCCATACATGTAATTAATATGCAATACACTTACTTTTCAGCTTCTATAACATGTTTGAGTCGCTCAGTGACATGAAAAGAATCAAGAGGAGCAAAACGAAATCGAGTACATCTTGATTGTAGGGCTGGAATAATCTTGTTGACGTGATTACAAATAAGTGTGAACCTGGTGTTTCTTGTGTATTTCTCGATCACTGTAAAGCATAATAAAACAGGTGTATCAATACAATGACAtctagaaaacaaaattaaagaaataaaagaaacatgTAACAACTTCTACCTCTACGCAAGGCAAATTGTGCATCTTTTGTCATAGCATCAGCCTCATCCAATAAGATCAACTTTACAGATGACTTTGCACTgctaagaaaaaaggaagaagtaaAACACTTCAGCCATCAACTAAGAGAATGAAGTGCATTTCCCAGTGACTTCTCAAGCCAGAAAGCAATATATCATTGCTGTTATAAATTTGAGAAGAATTAATACGTGTGGGACACAACATTGTACTGAAGCACATGCAACATAATCTAATGGACATGAAAAATCTGGCAACAAATATTTGAACCCAAAAAtgtgaagaaatttatgataATCTGATTTGGAAGTCTTACATGTTACTGCATTGTAAAGGGGAAGAGTGCTATATAGTTATATGTGCGCACCCACTGAGAGAAGATGAAAACCTacactctttttttattattttttcatagcTCTATTTGAGTTGATAAACTTATACCTCTCAGACCCATCTATATGGAGCCTACAACCACCACAAGACAAGGACAACCAACCAAACACCATTTTTCATTGTTTCATTTAGAGTAACATTCAGGGCAAAGGAAGCAATATGTGTATATTACATCTTCAACCAAAAAATCTTTCTTCAAAAGTTATTCATTGAAAACATCTAAGAGCATTTGCAACTCAAAATCAATATGCTTCCTATAAATTCGGAAATGCCGAATTTCGCACAGAAAAAGTGGCAAACCAAGAAACTACAAGTTTGAAAGTAACATGTACAGAATGAAGGATACCCAAAAGAGAAGCTCTGAGTACTAGCAAAATCTTGGATCTGTTGTCGCACAACATCAATTCCCCTATCATCCGATGCATTCAGCTCCAAAATCATATTGTGGAATTGTACGCCGTAAAGCTTGCGTGCCACAGCCAGGAAAGTCGATGTTTTGCCTGTTCCAGGCGGGCCATACAATAGGAGATGGGGCAATCTGTTCTCGCTCGTCAGCCTATCAACTGTTTTAAACCCAAGAATAGAAGTAGGAATTATAACAAGGTCAGGCATGCGACTCGAATTCAAGCTACATTCTTTTCGTTTTACATCGTTTGCTGGTAACCAATAGGAAACATGCAGAAACTCCAGCGTCCCGTTTGCTTTACTGAGAAACGGAAGGAAATTAAGATGGATAATATGTTGAGCCTCATAATTTACGATGAGTCTCTCAAAATTGTGATGTCACAACTCTGGCACACCCTACACTTGTACTAGGCTGGGGGCAATTCATTGCTTTCTTATCTCCTACATAAccaaaaaattaatcttaaaattaatCACTATAacgtttttctttcttttgccaCATTTTCTCAGAAACCAAACAATTGTTGAGGATAAGTTTCACTGTCCAATTAGGTTTGACTACAAtatcaaaacttcaaaattttctctagTCATTTTCTTTCCGTAGTTTTCTTGGACCCAAAGCAATAGGCGAAATGAAGATCCACATTCTTAAAGGCTTCACTTGAATTTCAACTATACGACTCCTTTATATCTCTCTCCGGAATCAAACGGAAAATCAAAGGGGGAAAAAAGTAAAGAACAGAAAACCCTAGGACCGAGAAGGGAAAGGGAGAGTTAATAGTCAGGTACTCAACTGGTGTCGACGATGTCACGGTGAGCAGCAACGTCGGCGAGAGACTGAGGGCGATACTTCTCGACCCAGGGGACGGCTTTGGACTCCGGTGGGACGACGACGACGTTTTTGCCCTTATCGTTTTTGTTATTGGGCTTGAGAGAGTGGTTGCTGTGGTCGTTGTCGTCGATGTCCATGACCACGGGAGATAGCGCCTCCGCCATTGGTGAGAAACGATCTCGTCGTTTTGGTTTGGGCTCTGCGTATCGGTTCTCTGCTTCCTCTTCGCTTCAGCTACTGAGTGAGAGTGAGTGATGGCGCCAACAATTGTATATTTGACGTCCGGTTCGCATGCGGTTCCTGATTTTACGGTTGCCAaagtaattttgttttgtttttattttttatttcaaagcaacatgatttaatataaaatcatgtgaAAATGAGAAATGCTTGATCCATTATGAGAATTACAAAAAATCACCCTACAAATTAACttatgaagagaaatattttaatgattatataaaagtaaattactTAATAAAGTAGATTTAGAGTGGTTTGCATTCGGAAGTCAtttcaagtcatctcaactcatcttactactatttactactatttatcaactttgactcacaaattttactactattcacaacctatctcactactattcacaactcatctcaactcatcttcaaatccaaacgacacTTAACTAATCACGTAAAAATATATCactttatgtaattatttatgtctataGCATTTCTCACTGATAAATATTGTAAGTTTACTCATAATATTGGTAGAAAGCCTATGCATTGATGAGTAAAGAAAGTCTACAATTATTATGAAtatggtttggatagtaaaatagaatgagatgattttaggtgagttgaataaaatattattataatattattttttaatattattattattttgaaatttgaaaaagttgaattatttattatattttgtataagaatttaaaaaattgtaataatgagatgaaactatttataaatccaaacaagaccgttttaaggttgtgtttggttgttaaatcaaatttaattcatctcaaactAATCTTTGATGAGATCGAttacttttcaactttttataaaaaggttaaacttattttaacctacttcatacattttaacttaaaaaattaatctcatctcttaaactaaaaaagttaaacttataTAATGAAACTCTGGATCTAAACCTAACCTAAGTGATGGCATGTTTAAATCTAACCGCcccattttaaatttttatggccAATAACAGGGTCGATTGATTGAGGACACTGGAAGGGATCTTTATGATTTTTCCTTAGGTAGAGGTGTTGGTCAGAAGTTGGCACATGCAGGGCACGAGCAATAGCATTCTCCATAAGCATATGAGATGACAActctttagagagagagagatgataatAACAATGGCTAAAAGAATGTTTAAGGTGGGGTTTAGACATGAgatagttgaaataaaagttaaaagttaaataaaatattcttagaatattatttttaatattattattattttaagatttaaaaaaattgaattgtttattatattttatatgaaaatttgataaaattgtaatgatgaaatgagttgagatcaactttgaatccaaacggggttaggttgcgtttggatagtagagtgatttcagatattttataaataatagtaaaaaaataaaaaaaaaagtaatgataaaatattgaataatagtgaataataataaaatataataaaaatatgtaaaaaataataataaaataataaataataatgaagtatTATAAGATTCACGTGTGCTTATGGCAACGCATGATCCTCAAATGTCATGGAACTTGAGATAAATGGTAAAAGAGAGATGAGTCATGACtttcaaaaactaaaaagaagagagtaagggaggaaaaaaaaaaa comes from Juglans microcarpa x Juglans regia isolate MS1-56 chromosome 8S, Jm3101_v1.0, whole genome shotgun sequence and encodes:
- the LOC121244911 gene encoding replication factor C subunit 3 isoform X2 → MAEALSPVVMDIDDNDHSNHSLKPNNKNDKGKNVVVVPPESKAVPWVEKYRPQSLADVAAHRDIVDTIDRLTSENRLPHLLLYGPPGTGKTSTFLAVARKLYGVQFHNMILELNASDDRGIDVVRQQIQDFASTQSFSFGAKSSVKLILLDEADAMTKDAQFALRRVIEKYTRNTRFTLICNHVNKIIPALQSRCTRFRFAPLDSFHVTERLKHVIEAEKLDLPETGLAALVRLSNGDMRKALNILQSTHMASQQITEEAVYMCTGNPLPKDIEQISYWLLNESFSESFKRISEMKTRKGLALVDIVREVTMFVFKIKMPSDVRVQLINDLADIEYRLSLGCNDKLQLGSLIASFTRARSDLVAAAK
- the LOC121244911 gene encoding replication factor C subunit 3 isoform X1, translated to MAEALSPVVMDIDDNDHSNHSLKPNNKNDKGKNVVVVPPESKAVPWVEKYRPQSLADVAAHRDIVDTIDRLTSENRLPHLLLYGPPGTGKTSTFLAVARKLYGVQFHNMILELNASDDRGIDVVRQQIQDFASTQSFSFGSAKSSVKLILLDEADAMTKDAQFALRRVIEKYTRNTRFTLICNHVNKIIPALQSRCTRFRFAPLDSFHVTERLKHVIEAEKLDLPETGLAALVRLSNGDMRKALNILQSTHMASQQITEEAVYMCTGNPLPKDIEQISYWLLNESFSESFKRISEMKTRKGLALVDIVREVTMFVFKIKMPSDVRVQLINDLADIEYRLSLGCNDKLQLGSLIASFTRARSDLVAAAK